The Torulaspora globosa chromosome 8, complete sequence genome segment AGTCAACTAACACAACAAATAACTTCCAGTGTCTCTAGAAATTCTGCGTCATCTTTCGCATCAAATGACGCATCTTCTGGACCCTCTTCCACGTCAAATAAACCATCTTCAACACTGTCTGACAAGCCAAGTGGTTTCGCATCTGGCCAGCCTATCGTTTCGAGCGCTGAATCTGTTAAATCTTCAAGTCATGTCTCGAGGTCAAATGACTACAGTGAAAGTaccatttctttctctaCAAATCGGACGCCATCTAACGTTTCGAGCACTGAATCTGTTAAATCTTCAAGTGCTGTCTCGAGATCAAATGACTATAGTGGAGGTACTATTTCTTTCTCTACAAATCGAACGCCATCTAACTCAGGAGAGCCAGCAACTCCGGTCTCCGTTTTATCATCAGCCACTTCTAACAAGGGAATCTCTCGGTCGGTGGTGACTACCATTGATTCAGATACAGTCACATCCTACCCTACCACGTGTGCTGTAACTGATAGCCAAACTCAAGTCGGATTACAAACTTCCAACCAAGTTACTCAGTTAGTTGTTACCACCACGGTGAGCGGTGTTGTTACATCATACATCACCACCTGCCCTATTGGCGGATATCACAAGGAAACATTGTCAGAAGTGATCCAAACTCAAACACCGGCCGCTACTCTTGTACCTGGCAATCACACCACCTCGCAAGGCTCTGCCAGCGGGGCTGACACATCCATCGCGCAATCGACTGGCGCTAGGGCACCGCCAAAGCTGCCAACCGGCTCTGGGGAACATGCACAAAATTCATCCGCCCGCCAATCCCCAAGCAACATTGCTGCAAGCTCGGGCTCTTTCAATAATGCTGCCACGAGCACTGTCCCAGCTGAGACTGGATCTGCAGCGACTCAGTCATTGAGAGCGACCAGCAACGGCGAGGTCTCTGGAGCGCCAGCGGCCACAGGCAGTGGTGCCAATATCAGTCAAGTTCCAGCAGTTGTCAGCCCAACCGTTCTTTCGGGATCAAACGGCAGTGGTCAGACTACGGGCGCCATGCCTTCGGCCTCCATAAGCCCTGTTCATGTCTCTACGACTTCAGATATCCATCTTTCGACCTACGCAGGTTCCGCTGCCAAACTGAGAGCTGCTTTCATGCTGCTCCTACCTCTGGCCGTAGTGTGAGAATTATGTAACTGATGTAGAATCTCGTGCTACTAAGCTGCTTTAAACCATAATTACTGTATCGCTATTAATATTCAGAGGATTGACTCTGTAGATGACACTAATTAAATTTGTGACGCCAATATTGATATGGCATGTTACCCGCACTAAGGCGAATTAGGCGCCCAGGTGGCCTGAACCTTCAGTATAAACAAGCTTTAACGAAGTTCCACCCAACCTGCTTAACCAGGATGGCTACGAAGGATGGATTTAAACCAGCAGCCGCAGACTGATGTCCAGAACCTTGGTGTGATTTGACAAACAGCCGTTTTCCAGAGGAGCAGAACGTCGAGCCGCCGACCAAGAAGGTGGCGAACAACAAGAACCCCAAATTCCTTACGATGGTTTCAGACAGATCTTGATCCTACACGCAGCTTGCAAACAACGGAACGAGATCTCGAGGTGCCGTCGCTCCATTCAGCCAAAAAGCAGTCAGCAAACTGACGGGGACTCCTCGTCGTGGCTGGATTCCCGGGTTCTAGATCGCTAATCAGCCGAACTCTAAGCTACGAACTACAGCAAGCTTGGGAGCCCACTGGTACCCGCATATCACTACGTTGCAGGCTTATGAGTTTTGTCGCACGCCGCTTGCATctcaagagaagagacaACAACAGAAACCTCCCCGAGCTGACTGCTGCGTGCCCTATGGCCTTTGTCTCACTCCGACGCCCACCAACAATGCCGACCTCACGGCCCCGGCACAATGCCGCATAAGACACGGCAGCAGATCTGCAATTGTCGCAGCGATGCGCAGTGTACGAGAGAGAAGAGCCACCAAGGTGCCGTTCGACATCGATCTTATTCCTAATCCAGGAGCTCATTGTTCGATTGCACGTCGATGCCGCTTGCCATTATTTGTTGACCCTATGGGTTACCACAGGCGATGCTGCGGAGTCTCCGTGGGATaggaagaaaaacaagCAGAATTTTACAACCTTGACGGCTGCCGCAGGCTTGCCAATTAAGTAGCAGCTGAGAGGTCAAGGTAATGGGTACTCGGAAGGTGAAAGCATACCGGAAGTCCAAATATAAATAGCTGGGTTCAGACTGATGGGGTTTTTCCAATTGTGGCACACTGGTGGGGGGATTTACGGAACGCAGTAGAGATAGAgtgcagcagcagaaaatgtcgaacttctcttcttcagatcctTGGTGGATGCAATGGAACCCTGACAATGTCACTATTTCGGATCATAGTGTGAGCGACGCTTGGAAGACATGTGTTTTGCAAGGAGTTTACTATGGCGGTAACGACTATAACGGTTGGCTGGGCGCGCGTATCTCTTCGATCTTTGTGATCCTAGTTGTGAGTACTTTCTGTACTCTTTATCCTGTTATCGCTAAGCATATCAAGTGGATGAGAATCAACAAATGGTTTTATATGTTTGCCCGTAACTTTGGTACCGGTGTGATCGTTGCGACTGCTTTCATTCATTTGATGGATCCTGCATACGGGGAGATCGGGGGTCTGAGCTGTGTTGGTTCTACTGGCCACTGGGCCGACTACTCGTGGTGTCCTGCCATCATGCTGGCAACCGTTTTCCTAACGTTCTTGGTGGATCTATTTAGTGCAGTGtttgttgaaaagaagTACGGCACTGTGCATGAGCACAACTACGATGAAATCGCCCAGACAATTGTTCGGTCGAACAAACCAGCTCATGATTACGAGAGACAGGTCGAGCAGACCTCAAGCCAAAGTGCTATCGCCAACGACAAAGATGCCAAAGTTCTCAACACGGACACTGAATCTGTTGTGGATTCGGTCCAAGCTGATATTTCCTTCAAGAGTGAGTTTGCTGCTTTCCTGGTCTTGGAATTCGGTGTTCTATTTCACTCGGTTATGATCGGTTTGAACTTGGGTTCCTCGGGTAAGGAATTTGCTACCTTGTATCCTGTTCTAGTTTTCCACCAATCGTTTGAAGGTTTGGGTATTGGTGCAAGGTTGTCAGCTATAGAGTTCCCTGACAGCAAGAAGTGGTGGCCATATATTTTATGTGTTATCTATGGTTTGACCACTCCCATATGTGTTGCCATTGGCCTCGGTGTTCGTACCACCTATAACTCTTCATCCTATACTGTCAACGTCGTCTCTGGTGTTTTGGATGCTATTTCTGCTGGTGTGCTGCTGTATACAGGTATGGTAGAATTGTTGGCAAGAGATTGGATTTTTAACGCTCACCGCACCAAGGAAATCAAGGAGATTCTCTTCTGTCTTACCTCCATGCTATGGGGTGCCGGTTTGATGGCACTTCTTGGTAAGTGGGCTTAGAGTGTGAATCTAGGAAAATAACTCATGGTTCATCAATTTCGGGCAAGGTTTCTTGCAAAATGGACATATCCCTGCATATTAATTAATTCATAAAAGTATTTAGCATAGGGTCCATCGGCGTGAATTACTACTTGGAGCGCGAAGAGCGCGAAGACCTTCTCTAACATCAGAAGGTGTCGTTACAATAGTTTCTAAAGGTTGCCAAGATATAGTTGGGGAAGAGTATTTAATTGAACATGCAATAACCAGTTAACTTCCTTTGCTTATCCGTAGCTGCCGCAAACGCCGTTTCATGCTGCTATGACAGTCAGAACGAGCGCGATGGTTCATGTCTCTCGCCAGCCTCTCAGCATATATAAAATagttttgaaagagaggTAATATGCAGTCTATGAAACTTTTACTTATCTGCTACGCATACTCGAGCGTTTCTCAAAATCTAACGCTTTCATGACCAAGGCAACTcatatttgaagaatgcttGTCGTCTAAAGAATCCAAAAGAGTCTTGACTACTTAGGAAGTAATTTCCCACCCTTGTAATACACCATGAGATTCAACACGAAACCCTCTCCATCAGGATCAGGTCGTCCATTTGAATCCACATCTCCTTGCCCATAGTTCACATCAGCATAGTCTATAAACCCAAAGTATTCATAGACCTTCTTCGCTTTGTCACTGATCGCTTCAAGGACCACTGCGGCGTTCTGCTCATCTGCCTTCTGCTTCAAATATGTTAGGATGGCCCTTGCAGATCCCCTCACTTCTGGTTGCTCGAGGTTTTTGCCAATCATGAAAAGATAATAATATTTTATTTTACTACCCAACTGTAATGCTTCCTTATGACGAGCAATTGTCTCTATGAACTGCTCATTGAATCTAGGATCTTTAGTTTTTGCTGTCTTGACTGGTTTATCttgaggaggaagaactATCGCAGCACAGTCAAAGTTGTTGCTTTCTAGCAAAAGACCACCTCTAGCTAGGAAGTCCTCGCAGAAATATCTGTACGTGTCGTacagctcttcatcgctcaaATGCTTCGAGGTTGGTATCTCCAGAAATTTCTTACTCAGATAATGACAGGCAGCACTATCGGCAAAAGCAATTGCCAAAGTTTTCTGCAGCTTGGCGATATCGTTCGTCTTATTCACAGTACAAGTAGTCATGATTTAAGCCAACAGTCTGTATTgactttcttcatcagtaAACTTTTTCGGCTTGGCTTTTTATATGGTTTGATGCACCGCCCATATCTTAGTTAAACGACTAGAATTGTTGATGGTCTGTGCTGGATTACAGATTGTCAATGCCCACTTAAAAGCAATGCCAGACTTTGAAACCTGAATTCTTGGTGGGATTGATACACAACTTCTGTTGTTGCAAAAAATGATTTCGCCCAGGATCGAACTGGGGACGTTCTGCGTGTtaagcagatgccataacCAACTAGACCACGAAACCACAGAATTTGCAGCTGAAAAAGCTCTTGCTAGGCTCATAGCGGGGAAAACAGATCAGGACTTAGCACCGGTGGACTGCTTTCCTTCGAGCAATCAATAGTAGAGTTATGGATGGCACTGAATCAGTTTATTCGTGACTATGTTTCAGGATTGCTGATAATCTCATCAAAACCAAACAATACGAAGTGCTGAAGATGAGGCTCGAGCGTACACCGTTGAAGTGAGCAGCACTCAAACTTCGGGCGAATGAGCAGCACAGTAGAATTATCAACCGTCTTGAGCGCTGCCAAATCAGAATCGTCAATTAGATCTAGCGAACGATTCAACTTAGGTCTAATACGGACATGTCGCACTGGCGCGGTAAGTATTTCAACTGGCCGTTCAGCAACGTGAACTCATTATTGGTACAGTGCTTTGCTTGTTTGACATGATCGATCTTTGATAAGCCAGTAGCTTCTTATTCTTGCAATGTCGGTTCTTCACAGCCGATTATCACCGGTACCTGTGTACTTGTGTCCTGTGCGACCGGTTTACTAAGTCTTAGTTGCGCAAAGCATGAAGTTCATATCCTTCATTCCCTAGCAATGGAATCGATCTGTCTTGGTCGTCGAATTGATAATTGACTAGACGTATATCCCGTCTAGCACAGCTGGTCTTGCCTATATCACCTGTCAAAGGAATATCTCGTCACTGGTGTGTTGTCATGAACTACATTACTACCAGGTATTCCAAGGAAGCTATTTGTGATcccttctcttcttttgaCTGACTGTTTCGCTACTCAGCATGATCGGGCAAGCGCCTATTCATTCATTTGGTGGCTACTCTAACGTGTTGGGGCCTGGAACAAATCATGGCTCAGCTGTAAGAATTGCTATCCTATCCTAGAGGTCCGCCATCGGAAGCTTCAAGCGTTTTACGGCTTTAACATTCTGTACCAGCGAGTTCAACCTTCCAGTAGCTAAAATTGCCGCTTTCTACTCTTTCTTCGTTGGGACTTGGATTGGAGATATGAAGTGTGATAATGTAAGAATTCCTGCTCAACTCGTTCCTGGGGTGTTTGCCAGTCCATAAACTTAACTGAACTATGTATCCGCTCAGAGGGGCTGCTTCCTGATCGACAAGTTCACAAAGCCTGAACTTTCCGATCATCACTAATTGCTGCTCGGAGCTTTTGCAGTTCTGTAACAAGTCACCTATAGTGGTTGGAACGGCAAGCGCATTGCAGCAACTTATGGATGAAATATTCGAGAGGCTTATCCTCAGTATAGATGATTTCTGTCAGACGAGTTTCCGGTTCTCATTGCAGGAAGAAACTTCGCAGAGAGATCTGTCCTAGGTCGCTGGCGTCAAGGGCTTCCTTGGTTCTGTCGTAGTAGAAGGGTCTTTGAATATGTCACGACGGTATTTAAGTGTTTCTTGGCCTAGTTTGGGGTTAGATCCAGGGACCATATTGACGGTTGTGATATTGGCTTCTTCCGAAGTCTCTGACTACTTTCTGGCTTGAGTCCACATATCAAAATTTGCAGTGGAAACTCCAAGGGAATCGCGAAAGGAATTCTTTCAAGCAGGCATGTAGCTCTCCAAATTGGAGCTGTGACGACGAACAGTTCTGCAAGTTGTCGTAAATCGAAAATTACGTTTTGGCTTCAGTATTTCTCATGGAAGTCGACCTAGTTCATGTGGCCAGAGCGTGAATCCTAAACTACGCCCAGGTTCGATGATGGGGATCGCAGAATGTTAAGGAATGCAAATTGCGCTTAGCAGAATGTCGGTGCCTTGTGGACCCTAAGTAGATCTTTGATAGCTGCTTACTGAGCGTCATTTAATGTTTCACTTGCACTTCGAGTTGACACCAAAGGCTAGAGAGTGATATAATTGATCACTGATATCGGTAAGCCGAGCATTCACTTGGCCATATGGTGAAGCACTATCACATTGCATCTGGTATAGTCAATTGCTGCAGCCATCacaacaacaaccacaAGGTCTTATAGTGTAGTGGTTATCACTTTCGGTTCTGATCCGAACAACCCCGGTTCGAATCCGGGTAGGACCTCTTTTTTACTTTATTATCTCGAAAATCTCATCATCGGTGGCCCTCAAGATTAATGTTAAGCAAGTCAAGATTAGACCATTCGAAGTTATCATTCCTACTAAAGAAACCAATCTTTACTTAATATATTGCGTGTGATTGTCAGTTCGTACCTGCTTTTTATACCTGACACAATCAACC includes the following:
- the ZRT1 gene encoding high-affinity Zn(2+) transporter ZRT1, with amino-acid sequence MSNFSSSDPWWMQWNPDNVTISDHSVSDAWKTCVLQGVYYGGNDYNGWLGARISSIFVILVVSTFCTLYPVIAKHIKWMRINKWFYMFARNFGTGVIVATAFIHLMDPAYGEIGGLSCVGSTGHWADYSWCPAIMLATVFLTFLVDLFSAVFVEKKYGTVHEHNYDEIAQTIVRSNKPAHDYERQVEQTSSQSAIANDKDAKVLNTDTESVVDSVQADISFKSEFAAFLVLEFGVLFHSVMIGLNLGSSGKEFATLYPVLVFHQSFEGLGIGARLSAIEFPDSKKWWPYILCVIYGLTTPICVAIGLGVRTTYNSSSYTVNVVSGVLDAISAGVLLYTGMVELLARDWIFNAHRTKEIKEILFCLTSMLWGAGLMALLGKWA